The nucleotide sequence TCTTTAGATAGTTCTAGTGTTAATAAAATAGCCATTTTAAGACGGATCGTAGATCTAAATGAAGTTGGGATCATAAATGAACTTAAAAATGGTGGCAAAAGCGAAGGCGAGATAGACGCCATAAAAGCTAAAATGTATGATTTTGTAAGCGAGTTTTATATAAATCGCCACTCAAATTTGATAAACGAAGTAGAAGAAAAAGGCATTTTAGAGCCGTTTTATTTGGAACTCATTAAGTCAGTACATCGCGTCGGCGTATCTCTAAGCAAAATGCAAAAAATATGGCAAAAAAGTATCATAGAGACTACAAATAGAGAATTTGAAACTAAATTTGAGAGTATCGCAAAAGCAAACGAGTTTATCACTAAAAACAAACTTTACCAGACAAATCCGGATAATTCGCGCTGCGATAGAGTTTATGGCGCAGTGATAAAAAATGGTGAGGACTATAAGCTAGCGCCTTACGCAGTCTCTTTTAAAGATGAGATGAAAAGCGTAAAAGACGCTTTTGAAACTAGTCTGGTAAATTTAGAAAAATTAAGCAAAACAAAAGACAATGAAAGCTACGTAATATACTTAACAAAGCTAAAAAATGCATTTTTACAAACAAATAATGACCTTGTGATAGCTAGCTGGCAAGACGCTGAGCGTGCGTGGATGGATACTAAAGGTAAAATTCAGATCGGTCATCCATTAGAGTATTACGAAGACGCTTATACTCACGCAGTAGCGCTCGAATGGGACATCAGACTAGTTGATGATTCGCATATCGATGAGACTAAATTTAAAAATAGCATAAAAGAAAGCTTTGATGAGATCTACTCAAAAACCGGCGTAAAAAACCAAAATATGACAAATTTAGTACATTCAAACATAGATAAAACCCAACTTTATATATCTGTGCCTATGGTGTATTACGCTGCTGAGTTTAACGGTCTTTTTTCGGCGCAAGTCGTGCCAAATGATGAGATAGTTAGCCGTGAGTGCGGCAAAAAGATATTTGCTTTTGTAAATTTTGTATATGAAAGCACAAAGGCTAAGCCTTTTATGAAATTAGCAAGCGAGATTTTTGATAAAGATTTCTTGGATTTTGGTAGAGAAATTTTGTATAAAAAACCTGAAATTTGGAAAAAAGTCTATGAAATTTCAACTATCGGACACGAGTTCGGGCATATTTTATTTATAGATAGCGACACGGAAAGTGCTATGAACAAAAGCGGAGAATTCAAATTTATAGAAGAGTACAAAGCTACGACTGGAGGACTTATAAATTTCTTTTTGCACGAAGATGATACTTATAAAATGGCTGTATTTCACGAGCTTATCAAAAGAAGCGTGGGACTCATAGCGTGGCAAAAAGTCACCGAAACAAGGGCGTATTATTGTGAGGGACTCATACATCTAAGCCTACTTTTTAGATCCGGAGTTTTAAAATTTGATGGTAAAAAACTACAGATAAACTTCACTCAAAACGGTTACGAAAGCTTTAAAAATGAAGTTATGCAAAACTACATAAATCTAGCAACGCATTATTCAAACAAGCTTGATGCAGGAGAGTTTTTGGCTAAATTTGCTAAGTTTGAAGGCGAAATTTACTTACCGCAAGATAGAGAAACGCTGGAATTCGTGAAGTTCTACTACCAAAAATATGAAAAAATGGCAAACGAGATCGATGATAGCGGCGAATGGCAAAAATGGCAGCAGGCATAAATGTTAAATTTAAAGCAAATCAAAGCAAATTTAAAATATAATTACGCGTTTTAAGTTCTAAGTAGGGAATTTATCCGAACTAACTTAAACATAAAATTTTAGGAGCATTTATGAAAAAAGTTCTTTTTCTTGTAGTAGCTTTAGCAAGTTTTGCTTTTGGTGCCGATGGCGAACAAATCAAAGCATTTTCAGTTGTAGCAGCTGGCATCGGTCTTGGTGTTGCAGCACTTGGTGGAGCTATCGGTATGGGACATACTGCAGCAGCAACTATCCTTGGAACAGCTAGAAACCCAGGTCTTGGTGGAAAGCTTTTAACTACAATGTTTATCGCTCTTGCGATGATCGAAGCACAAGTTATCTATGCACTTGTTATCGCTCTTATCGCACTTTATGCTAACCCATTTTTAGGTTAATTTTTAGCCCCAAATGGGGCTTTTATCCTACTGCGATCATGGTGGAATTGGTAGACACGCTATCTTGAGGGGGTAGTGCCGCTACGGTGTGCGAGTTCGAGTCTCGCTGATCGCACCATTTTAATACAATTATGATACAAAATATTACTCTATTCTTCATTGCCGCATTTTTTGAGATACTTGGATGTTTTGCTTTTTGGCTCTATTTTAGAAATGATAAAACTCATTGGTGGCTTGGGCTAGGAGCTGTTTCGCTTCTAATTTTTGCTTATATTTTAACCAAAATAGACGTCTCTCACGCTGGAAGAATTTACGCTATTTATGGTGGAATTTATATCATAAGCTCTCTTGTTTGGTTAGCTTTGGTAGAAAAAGAGAGCTTTAATATATGGGATATCTTAGGTTCGTTTTTAGCACTTCTTGGGGCTTTTGTGATATTTTTTGGAAACTCAAAAATAGATTAAAACCTTAAATCACAGATCAAATTACGATCAAAAATCAAACAACTCAGATAAAAATCCCTCTTTTTTCTTTTTCTTATATCCATCTTGATAATATTTATCGCTATATCTGCTATCTCTGTGGCCATTATATTCATCTTTATGATTTTGTTTGTCAAAATACTCTCTTTGGCTATTTTGTTTTGGCTCCACAGTGCCGCTTCTTTCTATAATCTTATCAAGCTCACCGCGATCAAGCCAAACTCCTCTACAAGATGGACAATAGTCTATCTCAACGCCTTGTCTATCACTCATCATAAGATTCTGATCTGTACAGACTGGACACTTCATTTCATCTCCTTAAAAATCAAATTTTATAAAATAATACCAAGAAATTTTTAACCAACGGATATAAAAGAATGATAGATATTTCCAGTATGTGGATATAAAATTTGAAAAAATGTAGTAAAATAACTCTATATCAGGAGATTTTATGGACTACAGAGATGAAATTTTAGAACTAATACTTAAAACAAAAACAAATTATGGTGAAATACAAACATATATAAAACCGCTTAGTTTTTACACGGCTATAAAGCCTACTGAGTTTTCAAATGTTATGTATGAGCCCTCTATCTGCGTGATAATCCAAGGTCAAAAAGCAGTAGGTTTTGGAAACGATCTTTATAGCTACGATCCCTACAAATACTTACTTTCGACCACATATATACCTGCAAAAATTCGCATAGAAAAAGCTTCAAAAGATAAACCCTACATCTCTGTAGTCGTAAAGCTCAAATCTGAAATTATATATGATGTTATAAAAGAAGTCGGGGATTTTAAGATACAAAATAAAAAAAATATCAAAAACGGACTATGTTTTAGCGAACTTGACAACGAACTTTTAGAAGCCATAACGAAGCTTGTTAGACTGACAAATAAACCAAAAAACGACGCCGAATTTCTTTCAAATTTAATTTTAAAGGAGATTATCTATATTATTTTAAAGCAAAATGGAGATTTGCTAAAACAGTATATTTTAGAAGGTAACCCAGAAAACCAAATTTCAAGAGCAATTATGGCTATAAAAAACAACTTTAATGAAAATATAAATATGAAAAAATTATCAAGAGAAATCGGTATCAGCGAGTCACTTTTATATCAAAATTTCAAAAAAATAACTTCATTAAGTCCTTTGCAATTTCAAAAAAAGATACGCTTAGAAGAAGCAAAAAACCTTCTCATATCTACAAATTTAGAAGCATCACAAATCGCTTTTAAAGTCGGCTACGAAAGCCCGTCTCAGTTTAGCAGAGAGTATGCAAGAATGTTTGGAATGCCGCCAAAAGCGCACTGTAGCTTTTTAAGAGATAGTATAAATTTGTAGAATCAGGCAATCAATATGGAATATTTTTCTATCCGAAAATCAAAAGAAACAGTATAATTATAAAGATAAAAATTCAGATCAAGGAGAGAGAAATGGTAAATTTTTCATATTATAACCCGACAAAAATAGAATTCGGAAAAGGTAAAGAAAATAGTATCGGCGAGTATTTGAACGAGTATGGCGCAAAAAATGTTTTGATACTTTTTGGCAGCGATAGAGTCAAAAAAGATGGACTTTTTGATAAAGCAACCGCGAGTTTAACTAAATTTGGTATCAAATTTAGCGAATTAGGCGGTATCATAAGCAATCCAGTTTTAAGTAAAGTCTATGAAGCTATAAATTTAGCTAGAAAAAACGGTGTAGATAGCGTGCTTGCCATAGGTGGCGGCTCTGTGTTAGACACTGCAAAAAGCGTAGCTGCTGGAGCAAAATATAGCGGCGATGTATGGGATCTATTTTTAAAAAAAGCGCCGATAAAAGATGCGCTTATGGTATTTGATATCATGACTTTAGCAGCAACTGGAAGTGAAATGAACTCATTTGCCGTTATAACAAACGAAGATACAAAAGAGAAAATATCCATAACTTCAAGCCTTGTAAATCCAAAAGTTTCAGTCATAAATCCAGAACTTATGAAATCAATCTCTAAAAACTACCTTGTATATTCGGCTGCAGATATCATCGCTCACAGTATCGAAGGGTATTTGACCGCAACTCATCATCCAGAGATCATCAGTAAATTAGTCGAAGCAAACATCTCAACTATCATCAAAACAACAGAAATTTTACTAGCAGATCCGGAAAACTATGACGCTAGAGCCGAGTTTGCATGGGCTGCGACCTGCGCACTAAATGGCACTACTTACGTTGGCGTGGGCGGTTACTCTTATCCAAATCATATGATAGAGCATTCCATCTCAGCGCTTTATGGCGTTCCACACGGCGCTGGACTTTCAGTCGTGATGCCTGCTTGGATGAAATGGTACAAAGATAAAAATAAAGCGCAATTTAGTAGATTTGCAAAAGTTATCTTTGGTAAAAACAGCGCAGATGAAGGTATAGAAGCCTTAAAAACATGGTTTGAAAAGATAGGAACTCCTACAAAACTAAGAGATTTCGGACTTGATATGAGTGTGAGCGATATCACTACTGCGGCGCTTCATCACGCAAAAGCCTTTGGTATAGCTGATATTTATACAAAAGATGTACTTGAAGAGATACTAAATTTAGCCTACTAAAATGATTTTGCACCAAATTCGGTGCAAAATATGCTACAATATCAAAAAAAATAAAAGAAATTTGATATGATACTTCCAAATGATCTACTACATAAATATAAATTTATAGGCGATGATGAGCTGATATTTTTAATATACGGCTCTGAAATAACGAATTTAAAATACCAAGCCAAATTTGAAAAAAATGCAATAATCTTTGTAAAAAATGGTAAAAAAATAGTTTATACAAGCAAAAAAGAGTATGGTATAAACTCTGGAGATATTCTTTTTCTGCCTTCAAAAAGTTATACTCTTAGCGATATAAAAGCAAAAAATGGATATGAGTCACTGATACTATTTTTCAGCGATGAACTACTTATAAAGCTTCTTAAAAAGTACAAAGTTTGCTTCCAAAAAGAGATAAAAACAGATAATTTCATCTGCTACATAAATAAAGACGAAACGCTAAAAAATATATTTTGCTCTTTGGAGTTATATAGTAAAAATGGTGTATTCGATAAAAATATAATAAATTTGAAGTTTGAAGAACTATTTTTATATATGCTAACATCTAAAAATGAGATATTTAACTCCTATCTAAGCAGTCTGGTAAAACTAAATTCTATCGATTTTAAAGCTATGTTTTTAGACGATATCGCTTTTAAAACCGTATTTGATATGGCAAACGCAGCAAAAATGGATATAAGTAGTTTTAGTAGGAAATTTAAAACACTGTTTAAAATCAGCCCAAAAGAGTGGATAGATGATAAAAGATTTGATCTAGCATTATATCTTATAAAAAACTCCGATAAAAATATAAATCAGATCTGTTCAGAGTGCGGATTTAGCTCACCTGCTTGGTTTATAGCTAGATTTAAAAAGAAATTTAACTTAACTCCAAATGAACTTAAAAAGTCAAATAACTTATATAATCTACCATAAAAATTATACAAATAATATCAAATTTCTTATATAATCTTTTTAAATTTAAATCAAATTTAAAAAGGAAAAACAGTGAAAAAAACATTAATCGCAATCAGCTGCACAGCATTGATAGCCCTAAGTTTGCATGCAAAGCCACAAATTCTAAAAGAGATAGGAGGATTTAGTCATCCAGAAAGCGTATTTGTCTATGATAGCAATATTTTTGTCTCAAACGTAGGTGAAAAGCTAGAGCCACTCGCTAAAGACGGTGACGGATTTATCTCAAAGCTGGATTATGATGGAAATACGTTGCAAAAAACTTTCATCAAAGATCTAAATGCGCCAAAAGGTCTATTTATAGAAGACGGCAAACTCTACGTTCTTGATATAGATGAGCTAAAAGTTTTTGACGTAAATAGCGCAAAGCCGGTATTTTCTATCAAAATTAACGGCGCGATATTTTTAAATCATATAACAAAACTAAACAAAACTGAGCTTCTCATCAGCGACACCGCAACAGGACTGATCCATAAAGTAAGTTTAGACAAAAAAACTTACGAAACATTTGCTTCTATGGACGTTGCGCGTGATGGAGGACCAAATGGAATGACATTGCTAAATGGCAAACTTTTCATCGCAGGTTATGATCCAAATGGCAAGATCGCAGCGATATTTGGCGAGTTTGACGGCAAAAATATCAAAGCAGTTGGTGAGCTAAAAGGCGCGTTTGATGGTTTGGTGAGCGATGAGAACGCAAATTTATACTTAAGCGACTGGAAAGACGCGAAAAACGGAGTCATCTACAAAATATCAAAAGATAAAAATGAAATCCTACAGCTACGTGGTTTGCAAGGTCCAGCAGATATGTTTTATGATGGAAAATATCTATTCGTACCAGAAATGGTCGGCGAAAAACTGCTTAAAATAAAACTATAATTATATATTCAAATATTTAGATAGATAAATATAATCAATTATCTATCTAAATTTATCCTAAACACCACTTTCTACTCACTCAAATTTAAATTTATCTTAATATGAGACTTAAATATAAAGTTTTTTATTATATAGTCGATAGGATTAATATATGTTACAAAAAAGGAGAAAAATATGAATAAATTTGTTTTAGGAGTTATATTCTTAGTTTCTACCCTATTTTCAGCAGATAATTTTACTTTTAAAAAAGTGAATAATCCAAAAGAATATTGTATCTAGATGATAATATGAACGTTATAATTGTTGATGTTAGAGCCTATTAAATAAATAT is from Campylobacter fetus subsp. testudinum 03-427 and encodes:
- a CDS encoding family III metal-dependent polyol dehydrogenase (Pfam match to PF00465.15 Fe-ADH): MVNFSYYNPTKIEFGKGKENSIGEYLNEYGAKNVLILFGSDRVKKDGLFDKATASLTKFGIKFSELGGIISNPVLSKVYEAINLARKNGVDSVLAIGGGSVLDTAKSVAAGAKYSGDVWDLFLKKAPIKDALMVFDIMTLAATGSEMNSFAVITNEDTKEKISITSSLVNPKVSVINPELMKSISKNYLVYSAADIIAHSIEGYLTATHHPEIISKLVEANISTIIKTTEILLADPENYDARAEFAWAATCALNGTTYVGVGGYSYPNHMIEHSISALYGVPHGAGLSVVMPAWMKWYKDKNKAQFSRFAKVIFGKNSADEGIEALKTWFEKIGTPTKLRDFGLDMSVSDITTAALHHAKAFGIADIYTKDVLEEILNLAY
- a CDS encoding putative protein, putative transcriptional regulator (zinc finger domain) (Pfam match to PF13453.2 zf-TFIIB), with product MKCPVCTDQNLMMSDRQGVEIDYCPSCRGVWLDRGELDKIIERSGTVEPKQNSQREYFDKQNHKDEYNGHRDSRYSDKYYQDGYKKKKKEGFLSELFDF
- a CDS encoding transcriptional regulator, AraC family (Pfam matches to PF06719.9 AraC_N, and to PF12833.3 HTH_18); this encodes MDYRDEILELILKTKTNYGEIQTYIKPLSFYTAIKPTEFSNVMYEPSICVIIQGQKAVGFGNDLYSYDPYKYLLSTTYIPAKIRIEKASKDKPYISVVVKLKSEIIYDVIKEVGDFKIQNKKNIKNGLCFSELDNELLEAITKLVRLTNKPKNDAEFLSNLILKEIIYIILKQNGDLLKQYILEGNPENQISRAIMAIKNNFNENINMKKLSREIGISESLLYQNFKKITSLSPLQFQKKIRLEEAKNLLISTNLEASQIAFKVGYESPSQFSREYARMFGMPPKAHCSFLRDSINL
- the atpE gene encoding ATP synthase, F0 complex, c subunit (Pfam match to PF00137.17 ATP-synt_C); amino-acid sequence: MKKVLFLVVALASFAFGADGEQIKAFSVVAAGIGLGVAALGGAIGMGHTAAATILGTARNPGLGGKLLTTMFIALAMIEAQVIYALVIALIALYANPFLG
- the ciaB gene encoding invasion antigen B gives rise to the protein MNNFAALNELVKKQKNELNNLYKNMDNEIVSKALNLCSLDSSSVNKIAILRRIVDLNEVGIINELKNGGKSEGEIDAIKAKMYDFVSEFYINRHSNLINEVEEKGILEPFYLELIKSVHRVGVSLSKMQKIWQKSIIETTNREFETKFESIAKANEFITKNKLYQTNPDNSRCDRVYGAVIKNGEDYKLAPYAVSFKDEMKSVKDAFETSLVNLEKLSKTKDNESYVIYLTKLKNAFLQTNNDLVIASWQDAERAWMDTKGKIQIGHPLEYYEDAYTHAVALEWDIRLVDDSHIDETKFKNSIKESFDEIYSKTGVKNQNMTNLVHSNIDKTQLYISVPMVYYAAEFNGLFSAQVVPNDEIVSRECGKKIFAFVNFVYESTKAKPFMKLASEIFDKDFLDFGREILYKKPEIWKKVYEISTIGHEFGHILFIDSDTESAMNKSGEFKFIEEYKATTGGLINFFLHEDDTYKMAVFHELIKRSVGLIAWQKVTETRAYYCEGLIHLSLLFRSGVLKFDGKKLQINFTQNGYESFKNEVMQNYINLATHYSNKLDAGEFLAKFAKFEGEIYLPQDRETLEFVKFYYQKYEKMANEIDDSGEWQKWQQA
- a CDS encoding transcriptional regulator, AraC family (Pfam match to PF12833.3 HTH_18), with the translated sequence MILPNDLLHKYKFIGDDELIFLIYGSEITNLKYQAKFEKNAIIFVKNGKKIVYTSKKEYGINSGDILFLPSKSYTLSDIKAKNGYESLILFFSDELLIKLLKKYKVCFQKEIKTDNFICYINKDETLKNIFCSLELYSKNGVFDKNIINLKFEELFLYMLTSKNEIFNSYLSSLVKLNSIDFKAMFLDDIAFKTVFDMANAAKMDISSFSRKFKTLFKISPKEWIDDKRFDLALYLIKNSDKNINQICSECGFSSPAWFIARFKKKFNLTPNELKKSNNLYNLP